A portion of the Candidatus Ruthia endofausta genome contains these proteins:
- a CDS encoding HupE/UreJ family protein, with the protein MPYLIKIIALFWLLIGVSIADVVKPALVEISIYSDKKVTVVIDLTLEAAMTGIGTQYKKTTDAPSSTQYDTLRSLTADDLREQFKIFEAEFLSHILLTINEIPRQLTLISAKIDIVGYKKRPRKTLLTYSTQLSKWPKTLSWQYNKAYGDSALRYQVYKEGEYNWSQWRWLRNGAPSDMIDINYPEPMTTMQRMLQFVSIGFDHVIPLGWDHILFIIGTALSSLVWRRLLLLVSAFTLAHTLTLGLAMLGIVEISGRIIEPLIAFSIAYVAIENLLPNQSIKRKSIIVFLFGLVHGLGFASMLKGFKMSSDNFLTTLISFNVGVELAQIVIVSSVVLILFFIKSLNLDYKKIAIIPTSIVIALIGSWWGINRLIG; encoded by the coding sequence ATGCCATATTTAATCAAGATTATCGCCTTATTTTGGCTGTTGATTGGTGTGTCAATAGCAGATGTGGTCAAGCCTGCTTTGGTGGAAATCTCAATTTATTCTGATAAAAAAGTTACAGTTGTGATTGATTTAACTCTTGAAGCAGCCATGACTGGTATTGGCACTCAATACAAAAAAACTACAGATGCACCAAGTTCAACGCAATACGACACACTTCGCTCATTAACAGCGGATGATTTGAGAGAACAATTCAAGATTTTTGAAGCTGAGTTTTTGAGTCATATTTTATTAACAATCAATGAAATACCTCGGCAACTAACACTTATTTCGGCAAAGATTGATATTGTGGGTTATAAGAAAAGACCCAGAAAAACCCTGTTAACTTATTCAACCCAATTGAGCAAATGGCCAAAGACTCTGTCATGGCAATACAATAAAGCCTACGGAGATAGTGCATTGCGTTATCAAGTATATAAAGAGGGTGAATATAATTGGAGTCAGTGGCGTTGGTTGCGTAATGGCGCACCAAGTGATATGATTGATATTAACTATCCAGAACCAATGACAACCATGCAAAGGATGTTGCAATTTGTAAGCATTGGCTTTGATCACGTTATTCCATTAGGCTGGGATCATATTTTATTTATTATTGGCACGGCATTGTCTTCATTGGTGTGGCGACGATTATTATTATTGGTTAGCGCTTTTACGCTAGCACATACTTTAACATTGGGTTTAGCAATGCTTGGCATTGTGGAAATATCAGGGCGAATTATTGAACCACTAATTGCTTTTTCAATTGCTTATGTGGCGATTGAAAATTTATTGCCCAATCAATCCATCAAGCGAAAAAGCATCATCGTATTCTTATTTGGACTTGTGCATGGCCTAGGTTTTGCTAGTATGTTAAAAGGTTTTAAAATGTCATCAGACAATTTTTTAACCACACTAATTAGTTTCAATGTCGGTGTTGAGTTGGCGCAAATTGTGATTGTATCAAGTGTGGTGCTAATCTTATTTTTTATAAAATCACTGAATTTAGATTATAAAAAAATAGCCATCATTCCAACCTCAATTGTTATTGCTTTAATTGGAAGTTGGTGGGGTATAAATCGGTTAATAGGCTAA